A genomic region of Saccopteryx bilineata isolate mSacBil1 chromosome 1, mSacBil1_pri_phased_curated, whole genome shotgun sequence contains the following coding sequences:
- the OR52N4 gene encoding olfactory receptor 52N4 encodes MLNKTELNPASFLLNGVPGLEDIHIWISFPFCFMYVVAVVGNCGLLYLIHQEDSLHKPMYYFLAMLSLTDLVMCSSTIPKALCIFWFHLKKIGFDECLVQMFFIHTFTGMESGVLMLMALDRYVAICYPLHYLTILTNPVIAKVGFVTFLRGVLLIIPFIFLTKRLPYCRGNIIHHTYCDHMSVAKLSCGNVKINAIYGLMVALLIGGFDILCITVSYTMILRTVVSLSSADARQKAFSTCTAHICAIVFSYSPAFFSFFSHRFGGHTVPPSCHIIVANIYLLLPPTMNPVVYGVKTKQIRVCIVRILSSSKDTKTHSV; translated from the coding sequence ATGTTGAATAAAACAGAACTGAACCCAGCTTCATTTCTTCTTAATGGAGTACCAGGACTTGAAGACATACACATCTGGATTTCCTTCCCATTCTGCTTCATGTATGTTGTGGCTGTGGTAGGGAATTGTGGACTGCTCTATCTCATCCATCAGGAAGACTCACTGCACAAGCCCATGTACTACTTCTTGGCCATGCTTTCTCTTACTGACCTTGTCATGTGCTCTAGTACAATCCCTAAAGCCCTCTGCATCTTTTGGTTTCATCTCAAGAAAATTGGCTTTGATGAATGCCTGGTCCAGATGTTCTTCATCCACACCTTCACAGGGATGGAGTCTGGGGTGCTCATGCTTATGGCGTTGGACCGCTATGTAGCCATCTGTTACCCTCTGCACTATTTAACTATCCTCACCAATCCAGTCATTGCAAAGGTTGGGTTTGTTACATTCTTGAGAGGGGTGTTGCTCATTATTCCCTTCATTTTCCTCACCAAGCGCCTTCCTTACTGCAGAGGCAATATAATACACCATACCTACTGTGATCACATGTCAGTAGCTAAGTTATCTTGTGGCAATGTCAAAATCAATGCCATCTATGGTCTGATGGTTGCTCTTCTGATTGGAGGTTTTGACATCCTGTGCATCACAGTCTCCTACACCATGATCCTTCGGACAGTGGTCAGCCTCTCCTCGGCAGATGCTCGGCAGAAGGCCTTCAGCACCTGCACTGCCCACATCTGTGCAATTGTTTTCTCCTACAGTCcagccttcttctccttcttttcccatCGCTTTGGAGGCCATACAGTTCCTCCATCTTGCCATATTATTGTGGCCAATATTTATCTGCTCCTACCTCCTACTATGAATCCTGTTGTCTATGGGGTAAAAACTAAGCAAATACGAGTCTGTATTGTTAGAATCCTTTCAAGTTCTAAAGATACCAAAACCCATAGTGtataa